Genomic window (Achromobacter sp. B7):
CGATGGCGCCAACCAGTCGTTCGGTCAGTTGGTCCAGCTCGTCATCGGAAATGATGAACGGCGGGGCCAGCAACACGTGGTCGCCCTGGCGCCCGTCGATGGTGCCGCCCATCGGGTACACCATCAGCCCCTGCGCCATGGCTTCGCGCTTGATGCGCGCGTGTAGCGCCAACGCGGGGTCGAAGGTCTGCTTGGTGGCGCGGTCTTGCACCAGCTCAATCCCCATGAACAGACCTCGCCCGCGGATGTCGCCCACGTGCGGATGCTGGCCCAGCGCCTGCTCCAGCCGCTGTCGCAGACCCGCGCCTTGTTCGCGCGCGCGTTGCAGCAGGTTGTCGCGGCGGATCACGTCTTGTACGGCAAGCGAGGCCGCGCAGGCGATGGCGTGGCCCAGATAGGTGTGCCCATGTTGGAAGAAGCCGCTGCCTTGCTGCATGGCGTCCACGATGCGCTGTTGGACCATCACGGCGCCAATGGGCTGATAGCCGCCACCCAGGCCCTTGGCGATGGTGATGAGGTCAGGCACGATGCCTTCCTGTTCCACCGCGTACAGCGTGCCCGTGCGGCCCATGCCGCACATCACTTCGTCGGCAATCAGCAGCACGCCGTGGCGGTCGCAGACCTCGCGCACGCGCTTGAAGTAGCCGGGCACGGCGGTGACGGCGCCGCTGGTCGCACCCACCACCGGCTCGGCCACGAACGCCATTACGGTGTCGGGGCCCAGCTTCTCAAAGGTCTGTTCCAGTTCCCGCGCCAGGCGTTCGCCGTACTGCTCGGCGCTTTCGCCGCTTTGCTGGTCGCGATACGCGTAGCAGGGCGACACGTGCTCCACGTCTATCAGCAGCGGCGCGAATTGCGCGCGGCGCCACGCGTTGCCGCCTACCGCCAGCGCGCCCAGCGTGTTGCCGTGGTAGCTCTGGCGGCGCGCCACGATATGGCGCCGTTGCGGTTGGCCGATTTCCACAAAGTACTGCCGCGCCATCTTCAGCGCGGCCTCGACCGCCTCGGACCCGCCCGACACGAAGTACGCGTGCGAAATGCCCTGCGGCGCGTCCGCCACCAACCGCGCGGCCAGCTGTTCGGCGACGTCGGTCGTGAAGAAGCTGGTGTGGGCATAGGCCAGCGCGTCGATCTGGGCGTGCATGGCGGCCTGGACGTCGGGGTGGTTATGCCCCAGGCACGACACGGCGGCGCCGCCGGAACCGTCCAGGTACGCACGGCCGGCGCTGTCGTGGATCCACACGCCTTGGCCGCTGACGGCGACAGGGGGCGTCTGGCGTAGGGAACGATGCAGAACGTGGGAGTGGCTCATGGCAATCCGTTTGGCAAAGGTGAAGGTTGAAGTCAGCCGGGGCGGCGGGACGTTGGGGCGGTCCAATAGACGTTGTCGGCGCGCAGGCGCTGTTCCACTTCGGTCAGGCGGTTCAGGACGTCCGCGCCGCCGCGAGCCGTCAACCTGGCGATCAGATGTTCGGCCAAGCCGAGCAAGCCGGCGGTGGTGTGAAAGAACGAGCCGGGCCCTCGGCGGGCCGGGTTCGCCCGCACGCCGTCGCGGTCGGGCGGGGCGAAGCGCAGCGTGTGGCGTGCGTCCACGGCCAGCGGCGACAAGGGGTCGTCGGTCAGGGCGATCAGCGCCACGCCCCGCTGCGCCGCTTGGCGTGCCAGTTGCACGGAGGCGGTGGGGTAGGGCGCTTGCGAGATCACGATGAGCGCGTCGCCAGCGTCCAGGCCGTCGGCCTGTTCGGCTGGCGCCCCGCCCAGGCCGTCGATCAGCACGCTGTTACGGCGCACCAACTGATAGGCGTAGCGCATCTGGAACGCGATGCCGAAGGCGGAACGCGTGCCCAGAAAGCCCACCTGCCGCGCGTTCAGCAAAGTCTGGACGGCAGCGTCGAATGCGGACGCCTGGTTCAGGGCGCACACTGACGTCACCGCCTGGACCTGGTAGTCGGTCAAGGCGTCGTGGCCCGGCGTGGCGGCATCGCCGGCCGCCGCTTGCAGCGCGGCGGCGCGATCACGCAGGCCCGGCTGGGCTTGCCCGCTATCGCCGGCAAGCGCTTGTTGGAAAGGCTGTCTAAATGCTTCGTAGCTGGAGTAGCCCAGCGCCCGCGCCAGCCGCAGCATGGTGGCCGGCGCCACGCCCAGCGCCTGGGCTTGACGCCGCATCGACCACAACCCCACTTGCGCCGGATGCGCCGCCACCCAATGCGCCGCGCGTTGCAGCTCCGGTGGCAGTCCTTCCATTTTTTGCTGCAAGGTCGGGATGAGGTCAGGGGGCAATGACATGTAGGTAAGGCCCGGGTTTACCGATTAAAAACAAATGATATAGCCGCGCATTTAAATAAAACAATTGTTTTTTTTGTTCGGCATTTCCCGTGCGGCGATGCGGTTCTAGCCCACACGGCCGCGCCTTGAGCACGCCACTTGCTCCTCTCGCAAGTCCGGGAAATTTGCTTATATCTTCTGCAAATCCGTGTTCATTTATTTACATCGTGCGCGGGTTTTTTGTTTGACGTGAATACATCGGGCGCATATCATTCGTGTAGAAATGAATTTGACCGAACCTTTCTCTTCCATGACCAGCCCCGCGAACACTGATCCCTCCCAGCAGTACGACCTGCGCATTTTGCGAGCCCTGCGCCGCATCACGCGTTCGATCGCATTGCACTCGCGACAGTTGTCCGCGGTCAGCCATATCACTGCTCCGCAGTTGATGTGTCTGCGCACGGTAATGGCCAATGGCCCGATGACGGCCACGGCCATCAGCCGTGAAATGCATGTCAGCCCCAGCACGGTGGTTGGCATCCTGGACCGCCTGGAAGACAAGGGTTTGATCCGCCGTGAACGCGGCCGCGAAGATCGCCGCATTGTTTTCGTTACTGCCACGGACGCCGGCCGCGAATTGGCCCAAGGCGCCCCGTCTCCCCTGCAAAAGCATCTGGCCGACGCATTGAACGCGTTGCCCGAGCTCGAGCAAGCCACCATCACGCTATCGCTGGAACGCATCGTGGCGCTGATGGAGCAGGAAGGGCAGGCAGTCGCAGCGGAACCGCACGGCGATGTATCGTCGCCCATCCTTGAAGTGCCCACGGGCGGGGCACCCCCAGAATCGGGAATCGTTGCATGAAGAAAAACGAACTGGACACCCCCCATCTCTCAAGTGCCGTGGCGCCGGCGGTTCGCGCGCAGACCCATACGATGCGTCCGCCCACCCGCAAAGACGGCGCCGCCATTCACCAGCTCATTTCCGAGTGCCCGCCGCTCGACCTGAATTCCCTCTACGCCTACTTGCTCCTTGGTGAGCATTTCAGCGACACCTGCGTCATCGCCGAAAGTGCCGGCGGACGTATCGACGGTTTTATCTCCGCTTATGTGATCCCGACCCGCCCCGACGTGTTGTTCGTCTGGCAGGTTGCGGTGCACACCCGCGCACGCGGCCATCGGTTGGGCCGCGCCATGCTTCGCGAACTCTTGCAGCGCAAGGGGCTCGAGCATGTTCGAAATCTTGAAACCACGGTGGGGCCTGACAACCAGGCATCGCGCCGCAGCTTTACCGGCCTGGCCGGCGAGCTTGGCGCCCACGTTTCCGAACAGCCGTTCTTCGACCGGCAATTGTTTGGTGGCGCGGACCATGACGACGAGATGTTGTTGAGGATAGGCCCGTTCGCATTGCCTGCCCCGTAGGGCAGCGCAACCCCAGCGGACTTATCGAAATTACCGGGATGGCAATGCCTGTCCGAATGCGTTCACCGCATCCGGAGGGATCGTGCCGTCTATTCAACTTATGAGATGAAAAAGGGAGGATTGATCATATGGACTTGAAAATCTTTGACCGGATGGAATCCGAAGTGCGGGGCTACATTCGGTCGTTCCCCGTGATATTCAGCCAGGCCCGAGGCTCGACGCTGATCGACGAAGACGGCACCGAGTACATCGATTTCTTCAGCGGCGCAGGCACGCTGAACTACGGCCACAACAATCCTGTTCTCAAGGAAAAACTGCTGGAGTATGTGCAGGCGGACGGCGTCGTCCACGGCCTGGACATGGCGACCAGCGCGAAGAAGCGTTTCCTGGAGACGGTGGATCGCGTGCTGCTCAAGCCGCGCAACTGGCAATACACGCTGCAATTCACCGGCCCCACCGGCACCAATGCCGTGGAAGCCGCGCTGAAGATCGCGCGCCAGGTCAAGGGCCGTTCGAATGTGATTTCGTTCACGCATGGCTTTCACGGCGTCAGCGGCGGTTCGCTGGCCGTGACGGCCAACATGAAGTTCCGCGAAGCGTCCGGCTATGCGCTGGGCAACACCACGTTCATGCCCTATGACGGCTACTTCGGCCCCGACGTGGACACGATGGCCTACCTGGAACGCATGCTGGAAGATCCCAGCAGCGGCATGGACAAGCCCGCCGCCGTCATCGTTGAAACCGTGCAGGGCGAAGGCGGCGTCAACGTTGCCACGCTACGCTGGCTGAAAGAGCTGGAAAAGCTGTGCAAGCGCCACGACATGCTGCTGATCGTGGACGACATCCAGGTGGGCTGCGGCCGCACCGGCACCTTCTTCAGCTTTGAAGCCGCCGGCATCCGCCCGGACATCATCACGCTGTCCAAGTCGCTGTCTGGTTTCGGCCTGCCGATGTCCTTGGTGCTGATGAAGCCCGAGCTGGACATCTGGAAGCCGGGCGCCCACAGCGGCACGTTCCGTGGCAACAACCTGGCGTTCGTCACCGCCACGCAGGCCTTGGAAACCTATTGGGCCAACACCGCCTTCACGGCCGACATCCAGCGCAAGGAACGCACGGTGCGTGACTGGCTGGAAAACCTGGTCCACAGCTATCCCAACGCGGGCCTGTCGGTGCGCGGCCGTGGCCTGATCCAGGGCCTGGTGTGCAACACCACGCCCGCGCTGGCCAACCGCATCGCGCAGCAGGCATTCAAGAAGGGCGTCGTCATCGAGACCTCGGGCGCGCATGACGAAGTGCTCAAGCTGCTGCCGGCGCTGACGATTGAAGAAGATTTGTTGAGCAAGGGCCTGGACATCATCGAGGCCAGCGTGGCCGACGCGCTGGCAGAAGAAGGCCAGTCCGCCCGCATTCTTAAATTTGGAGGAAAACGTCAATGATCGTACGCAATGTCAAAGATGTGATCGGCACCGCCGACGAAGTCCGTACCGACACCTGGGTCAGCCGCCGCGTGCTGCTCAAGAAGGACGGCATGGGCTTTTCCTTCCACGAGACCACCATCTTTCCCGGCGGCCGCACGCACATCCACTACAAGAACCATCTTGAAGCGGTGTGGTGCATTGAAGGCGACGGTTCCATCGAGACCATCGCCGACGGCAAGAAGTATGACCTGGGCCCCGGCGTGGTCTACGCGCTGAACGAACACGACGAGCACTGGCTGTGCGGCGGCAAAGAGCCGCTGCGCGTCATCTGCGTCTTCAACCCCCCGCTGACCGGCCAGGAAGTGCACGACAAAGAAGGCGTCTACGCCTTGCCTGAAGCCGAAGCCAAAGCGGCTTGATACAAGGAGGTTCGCATGATCTCACCTGCAAAGGATCCGTACGCCTCCCGTACGGACCGGGGCTCCGCCATCATTGCCCGCCAGGACCCGGTGGTCTATGGCGACGGCAAGTACGCCAACGCCTTGTCCGGCGAACAGGTCGGGCAATATGAGCGGGACGGCTTTCTCTTGTTGGAAAACCTGTTTTCCGAAGAAGAGATCCGCGCGCTGTCCGCCGAGGTCGAGCGCATGACGCGCGACCCGTCGATCATCCGGCGCGAGGAATCCATCACTGAACCCGGCAGCAATGCCGTGCGCTCCATCTTCATGGTGCATGTGTTGAACCCCGTGCTGTCGCGCCTGGTGCGCGACCCGCGCCTGGTCAACGTGGCGCGGCAGATCCTGGGCTCCGAGGTATACATTCACCAGTCGCGCGCCAACATGAAGCCCGGCTTCAAGGGCAAAGAGTTCTACTGGCACTCGGACTTCGAGACGTGGCACGTGGAAGACGGCATGCCGTCGATGCGCGCGCTGAGCTGCTCGGTGCTGCTGACCGACAACAACGAGTGCAACGGCCCGTTGATGCTGGTGCCCGGCTCGCACCGCCAGTTCATCTCGTGCGTGGGCGAAACCCCGAACGAGCACTACAAGCAATCGCTGAAAAAGCAGGAATACGGGGTGCCGGACCCGGTCAGCCTGCAATTGCTGGTAGAGCAGGGCGGCATCCGCTCGATGACCGCCAAGGCGGGTTCGGTGGTGTTTTTCGACTGCAACACCATGCACGGTTCGAACAGCAATATCTCGCCGTGGCCGCGTGCCAATGTCTTCATGGTCTACAACAGCATGGAGAACACCTTGAACCCGCCCAAGTACGGCCTGACGCCGCGCCCCGAACATATCGCGACGCGCAAGGGCTTCAAGGCGGTGACGCCGCTGGATACGCTGAAGCTGGTGGGCGGCTGATCCACCGCGTTCAGCCCGCCGCGTCGGACCTTGGCGGGTTGTACCTCCCACACCGAAACCCGGGCCTTGCCCGGGTTTTTTCATGCGCGGTGCGGCGCCTGAAATTCGACCGATGCCGGCGTCCGCTCTCTGCTATTCTTGCGCGGATTCCCCTCACGCCAAAGCGATGCCGCCATGTCCGCCCGTATCCTGAGCTTGCACATTTACCCGATCAAATCCTGCGCCGGCATCGATCTGGCGGAGTCGCCCATCGTCCGGGCCGGCCTGGCTTACGACCGTCGCTGGATGCTGATCGGCGCCGATGGGCAGTTCATGACGCAGCGCCAATGGCCGGCGATGGCCCTGATCCGCACGGCGCTGACCGCCGACGCCCTTCGCGTCAGCGCGCCCGGCATGCCCGATCTGGACGTGCCCCTGGATGAATCCGGCATCGAGCCCGGCGCGCAAACCGTGGCGGTCTGGGCCGACACGATATCGGCGCGCCACGAAAGCGCCGCCACGGGCCAATGGTTTTCTGAATTCCTGAAAACGCCGTGCCGCTTGCTGAAGGTGGACAGCGCTGCCGCGCGCAACGCCAAGCCCGACTGGGTATCGCGCTGGGTGGATGCGCATCCCGATCTGGCGGACGCCTTCGTGGGCGAACACCACTTCGGCTTTGCCGATGGTTTCCCGCTGCTGATCGCCAACCAGGCCTCGCTGGATGACCTGAACGCGCGCCTGCAAGCCAAGGGCGTGGCGCCGGTGCCCATGGACCGTTTCCGGCCCAACATCGTGGTCGAGGGCGAATGGGAACCCTTCGAAGAAGACCATACCGCCATGATCACGGCAGCGGGCGTTCGGATGGCGTTCGTCAAGCCGTGCACCCGTTGCTCGATTCCCGACATCGACCAGCGCACCGCCCAGCAGCACGACGAGCCCGGCCGTACGCTGGCGGGCTATCGCAATCTGGATATCGGGGTGGTGTTTGGCCAGAACGCCATTCTGGACGCGCCGGCCGGCGCGCGCTTGAAAGTCGGCGACGCGGTCGAGATCGAACTGGATTTCTGACCGGTCGTCGGGCCGGGGGTGTCTTCGGTCACGCCGAAGACACCTGTGCGGATTACGCCGAAGACAACTTCAGGCCGATCAGACCCAGCACAATCAGGGCCACGCTGACGATGCGCATCCAGCTCGTGGACTCGCCGAACAGCACGATACCGGCCACGAAGGCGCCCACGGTGCCGATGCCCACCCACACGGCGTAGGCGGTGCCCAGCGGCAGCGTTTTCATGGCGACAGCCAGCAGCCACACGCTGATGGCCATGCCGCCCGCGGTAATCAGGGACGGCCAGAGGCGGGTGAAGCCATGGGTGTATTTCAGGCCCACGGCCCAGACGATTTCAAACAGGCCCGCTAGCACCAGGATGATCCAGGTCATTGACGACTCCTTCTGTTGCGCTGCCGGCGTTGCGCCGGCAATAAGGGGTCGTCCCCGGATAAAAAAAACACCGATCGTTTGACCGTGCGCAGCAACGGGCCGTCCCGCTGCGGCAAAAATTATAGAATACCGGCTTCCAACGGCAAAACCGGATGCCGGGCATCACTTAAGCAACACGTCGCGGACCGGACCGCGAACCAGGAATTTCCATCATGCAACGCATCATGCTGCGGGCAAAGCTACACCGCGTCACGGTCACCGAAGCCGACCTTCACTACGAAGGCTCATGCGGCATCGACGAAGACCTGCTGGACGCTGCCGGCATGCGCGAGTTCGAACGCATCGAACTCTACAACGTCACCAATGGCGAACGCTTCGACACCTACATCATCAAGGCGGCCCGCGGCAGCGGCGCCATCTCGCTGAACGGCGCGGCCGCGCGCCGGGCCCAGGTGGGCGATCTGTTGATCATCTGCACCTACGGGCCGATGTCCGAAGAAGACTCCGCCAAGCACAAGCCGCAGGTCGTGCTGGTGGACGACGCGAATCGCGTCAAGGAAATTCGCAAGTTCCCGGCCTGAGGCCGGGCCGGGCAACGCCCCATTTCGGCCTGGCCGGATGGCGCTTTCGTCAACCCTGAACCATTTCATCATGAGCTTCCAGGTCATCATCCAACCCAGCAAGCATCAATTCCCGGTTGAGCCCGGCCAGACCGTGCTCGACGGCGCCTTGGCCGCCGGCATCGTGCTGCCCTACAGCTGTCGCAACGGCGCGTGCTCCACCTGCAAGGGCAAAGTGGTGTCCGGGGAGTTCGACGCCGGGCAATATCCCGCCCAGATCCTGTCGCCGGAAGAACTGGCCAACGGCTACACGCTGTTTTGCCAGGCCAGGCCCGCGTCCGACATGGTGGTTGAATCCACCGAAGTCCGGCTGGCCAGCGACATCCAGATTCGCAAGCTGCCGTCGCGCGTGCAGACGCTGGAACGCGTGGCGCCCGATGTCACCGTGCTTAAGTTGCAACTGCCTGCTTCCGAGCAGTTCCGCTATTACGCGGGGCAGTACATCGAAGTCATCCTGAAAGACGGGCGTCGTCGCAGCTACTCGATGGCTGGTGCGCCGCATACCGGCA
Coding sequences:
- the ectB gene encoding diaminobutyrate--2-oxoglutarate transaminase, whose translation is MDLKIFDRMESEVRGYIRSFPVIFSQARGSTLIDEDGTEYIDFFSGAGTLNYGHNNPVLKEKLLEYVQADGVVHGLDMATSAKKRFLETVDRVLLKPRNWQYTLQFTGPTGTNAVEAALKIARQVKGRSNVISFTHGFHGVSGGSLAVTANMKFREASGYALGNTTFMPYDGYFGPDVDTMAYLERMLEDPSSGMDKPAAVIVETVQGEGGVNVATLRWLKELEKLCKRHDMLLIVDDIQVGCGRTGTFFSFEAAGIRPDIITLSKSLSGFGLPMSLVLMKPELDIWKPGAHSGTFRGNNLAFVTATQALETYWANTAFTADIQRKERTVRDWLENLVHSYPNAGLSVRGRGLIQGLVCNTTPALANRIAQQAFKKGVVIETSGAHDEVLKLLPALTIEEDLLSKGLDIIEASVADALAEEGQSARILKFGGKRQ
- the thpD gene encoding ectoine hydroxylase: MISPAKDPYASRTDRGSAIIARQDPVVYGDGKYANALSGEQVGQYERDGFLLLENLFSEEEIRALSAEVERMTRDPSIIRREESITEPGSNAVRSIFMVHVLNPVLSRLVRDPRLVNVARQILGSEVYIHQSRANMKPGFKGKEFYWHSDFETWHVEDGMPSMRALSCSVLLTDNNECNGPLMLVPGSHRQFISCVGETPNEHYKQSLKKQEYGVPDPVSLQLLVEQGGIRSMTAKAGSVVFFDCNTMHGSNSNISPWPRANVFMVYNSMENTLNPPKYGLTPRPEHIATRKGFKAVTPLDTLKLVGG
- a CDS encoding MurR/RpiR family transcriptional regulator; translated protein: MSLPPDLIPTLQQKMEGLPPELQRAAHWVAAHPAQVGLWSMRRQAQALGVAPATMLRLARALGYSSYEAFRQPFQQALAGDSGQAQPGLRDRAAALQAAAGDAATPGHDALTDYQVQAVTSVCALNQASAFDAAVQTLLNARQVGFLGTRSAFGIAFQMRYAYQLVRRNSVLIDGLGGAPAEQADGLDAGDALIVISQAPYPTASVQLARQAAQRGVALIALTDDPLSPLAVDARHTLRFAPPDRDGVRANPARRGPGSFFHTTAGLLGLAEHLIARLTARGGADVLNRLTEVEQRLRADNVYWTAPTSRRPG
- the ectA gene encoding diaminobutyrate acetyltransferase; this encodes MKKNELDTPHLSSAVAPAVRAQTHTMRPPTRKDGAAIHQLISECPPLDLNSLYAYLLLGEHFSDTCVIAESAGGRIDGFISAYVIPTRPDVLFVWQVAVHTRARGHRLGRAMLRELLQRKGLEHVRNLETTVGPDNQASRRSFTGLAGELGAHVSEQPFFDRQLFGGADHDDEMLLRIGPFALPAP
- a CDS encoding aspartate aminotransferase family protein, which produces MSHSHVLHRSLRQTPPVAVSGQGVWIHDSAGRAYLDGSGGAAVSCLGHNHPDVQAAMHAQIDALAYAHTSFFTTDVAEQLAARLVADAPQGISHAYFVSGGSEAVEAALKMARQYFVEIGQPQRRHIVARRQSYHGNTLGALAVGGNAWRRAQFAPLLIDVEHVSPCYAYRDQQSGESAEQYGERLARELEQTFEKLGPDTVMAFVAEPVVGATSGAVTAVPGYFKRVREVCDRHGVLLIADEVMCGMGRTGTLYAVEQEGIVPDLITIAKGLGGGYQPIGAVMVQQRIVDAMQQGSGFFQHGHTYLGHAIACAASLAVQDVIRRDNLLQRAREQGAGLRQRLEQALGQHPHVGDIRGRGLFMGIELVQDRATKQTFDPALALHARIKREAMAQGLMVYPMGGTIDGRQGDHVLLAPPFIISDDELDQLTERLVGAIDTALNAVRRDV
- the sugE gene encoding quaternary ammonium compound efflux SMR transporter SugE yields the protein MTWIILVLAGLFEIVWAVGLKYTHGFTRLWPSLITAGGMAISVWLLAVAMKTLPLGTAYAVWVGIGTVGAFVAGIVLFGESTSWMRIVSVALIVLGLIGLKLSSA
- a CDS encoding MOSC domain-containing protein, giving the protein MSARILSLHIYPIKSCAGIDLAESPIVRAGLAYDRRWMLIGADGQFMTQRQWPAMALIRTALTADALRVSAPGMPDLDVPLDESGIEPGAQTVAVWADTISARHESAATGQWFSEFLKTPCRLLKVDSAAARNAKPDWVSRWVDAHPDLADAFVGEHHFGFADGFPLLIANQASLDDLNARLQAKGVAPVPMDRFRPNIVVEGEWEPFEEDHTAMITAAGVRMAFVKPCTRCSIPDIDQRTAQQHDEPGRTLAGYRNLDIGVVFGQNAILDAPAGARLKVGDAVEIELDF
- a CDS encoding ectoine synthase, yielding MIVRNVKDVIGTADEVRTDTWVSRRVLLKKDGMGFSFHETTIFPGGRTHIHYKNHLEAVWCIEGDGSIETIADGKKYDLGPGVVYALNEHDEHWLCGGKEPLRVICVFNPPLTGQEVHDKEGVYALPEAEAKAA
- the panD gene encoding aspartate 1-decarboxylase encodes the protein MQRIMLRAKLHRVTVTEADLHYEGSCGIDEDLLDAAGMREFERIELYNVTNGERFDTYIIKAARGSGAISLNGAAARRAQVGDLLIICTYGPMSEEDSAKHKPQVVLVDDANRVKEIRKFPA
- a CDS encoding MarR family winged helix-turn-helix transcriptional regulator — its product is MTSPANTDPSQQYDLRILRALRRITRSIALHSRQLSAVSHITAPQLMCLRTVMANGPMTATAISREMHVSPSTVVGILDRLEDKGLIRRERGREDRRIVFVTATDAGRELAQGAPSPLQKHLADALNALPELEQATITLSLERIVALMEQEGQAVAAEPHGDVSSPILEVPTGGAPPESGIVA